The following coding sequences are from one Streptococcus mitis window:
- a CDS encoding ABC transporter ATP-binding protein, whose product MTALIEMTQVTKTYGEGKMKVVALHETNFQLNAGEFVAIVGPSGSGKTTFLTTLGQLQEESSGKILVKGKETGSLTEKEKTDLRFREFGFILQASNLIPFLTVKEQLDLIDRLDKGKNSKSDRKELLDLLDLEKVQDQYPKALSGGERQRAAIARALYNNPSIVLADEPTASLDTERAYQVTNMLASIAHEQGRGVVMITHDTRLLDKVDRVYVMNDGHLVEETHA is encoded by the coding sequence ATGACAGCATTGATTGAAATGACTCAAGTGACAAAAACGTACGGGGAAGGAAAGATGAAAGTCGTAGCTCTACATGAGACGAATTTTCAGCTAAATGCGGGAGAGTTCGTAGCTATCGTTGGGCCTTCAGGTTCTGGAAAGACGACTTTTCTAACGACTCTAGGACAACTTCAGGAAGAATCGAGCGGAAAAATTTTAGTTAAGGGGAAGGAAACAGGCAGTTTAACGGAGAAGGAGAAAACAGACCTCCGTTTTAGAGAGTTTGGCTTTATTCTTCAGGCTTCAAACTTAATTCCTTTTCTAACGGTCAAGGAACAGCTGGACTTGATAGACAGACTGGATAAGGGAAAAAATAGTAAAAGTGATCGAAAAGAGTTACTTGACTTGTTGGATTTGGAAAAGGTACAAGATCAGTATCCCAAGGCTTTATCAGGTGGCGAACGTCAACGGGCCGCAATTGCTAGAGCGCTTTATAACAATCCGAGCATCGTTCTTGCAGATGAGCCAACAGCTAGTCTTGACACAGAGCGGGCCTATCAAGTAACAAATATGCTAGCATCTATCGCACATGAGCAAGGTAGAGGAGTAGTGATGATTACGCACGATACTCGTCTTCTAGATAAGGTGGACCGTGTTTATGTGATGAACGATGGACACCTAGTTGAAGAAACACATGCATAA
- a CDS encoding FtsW/RodA/SpoVE family cell cycle protein has protein sequence MKRSLDSRVDYSLLLPVFFLLVIGVVAIYIAVSHDYPNNILPILGQQVAWIALGLVIGFVVMLFNTEFLWKVTPFLYILGLGLMVLPIVFYNPSLVASTGAKNWISVNGITLFQPSEFMKISYILMLARVIVQFTKKHKEWRRTVPLDFLLIFWMILFTIPVLVLLALQSDLGTALVFVAIFSGIVLLSGVSWKIIIPVFVTAVTGIAGFLAIFISKDGRAFLHQLGMPTYQINRILAWLNPFDFAQTTTYQQAQGQIAIGSGGLFGQGFNASNLLIPVRESDMIFTVIAEDFGFIGSVLVIALYLMLIYRMLKITLRSNNQFYTYISTGLIMMLLFHIFENIGAVTGLLPLTGIPLPFISQGGSAIISNLIGVGLLLSMSYQTNLAEEKSGKVPFKRKKVVLKRIK, from the coding sequence ATGAAACGTTCTCTCGACTCTAGAGTCGATTATAGTTTGCTCTTGCCAGTATTTTTTCTACTGGTTATCGGCGTGGTGGCTATTTATATAGCCGTTAGTCATGATTATCCAAATAATATTCTGCCCATTTTAGGGCAGCAGGTCGCCTGGATTGCCTTGGGGCTTGTGATTGGTTTTGTCGTCATGCTCTTTAATACAGAATTTCTTTGGAAGGTGACTCCTTTTCTATATATTTTAGGCTTGGGACTTATGGTTTTGCCGATTGTCTTTTATAATCCAAGCTTAGTTGCCTCCACGGGTGCTAAAAACTGGATTTCAGTAAATGGAATTACCTTGTTCCAACCATCAGAATTTATGAAGATATCCTATATCCTTATGTTGGCTCGTGTGATTGTCCAATTTACAAAAAAACATAAGGAATGGAGACGTACAGTTCCGCTGGATTTCTTGCTGATTTTTTGGATGATTCTCTTTACCATTCCAGTCCTAGTTCTTTTGGCACTTCAAAGTGACTTGGGGACAGCTTTGGTTTTTGTAGCCATTTTCTCAGGAATCGTCTTGCTATCAGGAGTTTCTTGGAAAATTATTATCCCAGTATTTGTGACTGCTGTAACAGGAATTGCTGGTTTCTTAGCTATTTTTATCAGCAAGGATGGCAGGGCTTTTCTCCATCAACTGGGAATGCCGACCTACCAAATCAATCGTATCTTGGCTTGGCTTAATCCATTTGACTTTGCCCAAACAACCACTTACCAACAGGCTCAAGGGCAGATTGCCATTGGAAGCGGTGGCTTGTTTGGTCAGGGGTTTAATGCTTCTAATCTGCTTATTCCAGTTCGAGAGTCGGATATGATTTTCACGGTCATTGCAGAAGATTTTGGCTTTATTGGCTCTGTCCTTGTTATCGCCCTTTATCTCATGCTGATTTACCGTATGTTGAAGATTACTCTTAGATCAAATAACCAGTTCTACACCTATATTTCCACAGGTTTGATTATGATGTTGCTCTTCCATATCTTTGAGAATATTGGTGCCGTGACAGGTTTGCTTCCTTTGACTGGGATTCCCTTACCTTTCATTTCTCAAGGTGGATCGGCTATTATCAGTAACTTGATTGGTGTTGGCTTGCTTTTATCGATGAGTTACCAGACAAATCTAGCTGAAGAAAAGAGCGGAAAAGTTCCATTCAAACGGAAAAAGGTTGTATTAAAACGAATCAAATAA
- a CDS encoding peptidase U32 family protein — protein MEKIIITATAESIEQVKQLLEVGVDRIYVGEKDFGLRLPTTFSHDKLREIAKVVHEAGKELIVAVNALMHQDMMDRIKPFLDFLEEIQTDYITIGDAGVFYVVNRDGYSFKTIYDASTMVTSSRQINFWGQKAGASEAVLAREIPSAELFKMPEILEIPAEVLVYGASVIHHSKRPLLQNYYNFTHIDDEKTRKRDLFLAEPSDPESHYSIFEDNHGTHIFANNDLDLMTKLTELVEHGFTHWKLEGLYTPGQNFVEIAKLFIQARSLIQEGNFSHDQAFLLDEEVRKLHPKNRFLDTGFYDYDPDMVK, from the coding sequence ATGGAAAAGATTATCATTACAGCAACTGCTGAAAGTATTGAACAAGTTAAACAACTGCTCGAAGTTGGCGTAGATCGTATCTATGTCGGTGAGAAAGATTTTGGCCTTCGTCTGCCAACAACCTTTAGTCATGACAAATTGCGTGAAATTGCTAAGGTGGTTCATGAAGCAGGTAAGGAATTGATTGTTGCGGTTAACGCCCTCATGCACCAAGATATGATGGATCGTATCAAGCCTTTCTTAGACTTTTTGGAAGAAATCCAGACAGACTACATTACGATTGGGGATGCAGGTGTCTTTTATGTGGTCAATCGCGATGGCTATTCCTTTAAGACCATCTACGATGCTTCTACTATGGTAACTAGCAGTCGCCAGATTAACTTCTGGGGACAAAAGGCTGGTGCATCTGAGGCTGTTTTGGCGCGTGAAATTCCATCAGCTGAACTTTTCAAAATGCCAGAGATTTTGGAAATTCCTGCTGAAGTTTTGGTTTACGGAGCTAGTGTTATTCACCATTCTAAACGTCCGCTCTTGCAAAATTACTATAACTTCACGCATATTGATGATGAAAAGACTCGCAAGCGTGACCTTTTCTTGGCAGAGCCAAGTGACCCTGAGAGCCATTACTCTATCTTTGAAGACAATCATGGTACCCACATCTTTGCCAACAATGACCTTGATTTGATGACCAAATTGACAGAATTGGTGGAGCATGGTTTTACTCATTGGAAATTAGAAGGACTTTATACTCCTGGTCAGAACTTTGTTGAGATTGCAAAACTCTTTATCCAAGCGCGCAGCTTGATTCAAGAGGGTAACTTTAGCCATGACCAAGCTTTCTTGCTGGATGAAGAAGTTCGTAAACTTCACCCTAAAAACCGTTTCCTTGATACAGGATTTTATGACTACGATCCTGACATGGTTAAATAA
- a CDS encoding ABC transporter permease, producing MYLAIKEILRNKLRYSLILTTIFLIAFMVFFMTSLALGLVRNNRAAIDNWQATGVVLSDYANDNLTASFIPEKDYKDKSSKEAAPLGYMFAVTNLVDDSEKVNVSIFAQEWDAFISPSLTEGRYPEGDDEVVVDQSFENYGIKLGDAIQLNGSEESYKVVGLTQGNKFFTEPVVFTSLTTYWTLQGTLKANRAISALVLKNDIEVAGDGLKQISIPKMISKIPGYTPQVNVFSGMIIAMIVITGLIVGIFVYIITIQKLGLYGIMRAQGIQIKTIVWSLFCQIFFLAGMGIALALLAIGGVILVLPATFFFYPSWLAYSVLSLVICLMAMLGGVISLPRLLKVDPITAIAE from the coding sequence ATGTATCTTGCTATCAAAGAAATATTACGAAACAAACTTCGATATAGTTTGATTTTAACTACCATTTTTCTTATCGCTTTCATGGTCTTTTTTATGACTAGCTTAGCTCTTGGTCTTGTGCGAAACAACCGAGCCGCTATTGATAATTGGCAAGCGACGGGTGTGGTTTTATCTGACTACGCAAATGATAATTTGACAGCATCTTTTATTCCTGAAAAGGACTACAAGGATAAGAGTTCTAAAGAGGCTGCTCCACTAGGGTATATGTTTGCTGTAACCAATCTAGTCGATGATAGTGAAAAGGTCAATGTTTCCATCTTTGCTCAAGAGTGGGACGCTTTTATCTCTCCTAGTTTGACGGAGGGCCGTTATCCTGAAGGGGATGATGAGGTGGTTGTGGATCAGTCCTTTGAGAATTATGGAATCAAGCTAGGTGATGCCATTCAACTCAATGGAAGCGAGGAAAGTTACAAGGTTGTAGGCCTGACTCAAGGAAATAAATTTTTTACGGAGCCGGTTGTCTTTACGAGTTTGACAACTTATTGGACCTTACAAGGGACCTTGAAAGCTAATCGTGCCATCTCTGCTTTGGTATTGAAAAATGATATAGAAGTGGCTGGCGATGGATTGAAACAGATTTCTATTCCAAAAATGATATCGAAAATTCCTGGTTACACACCTCAGGTTAATGTATTTTCAGGGATGATTATTGCTATGATTGTCATCACAGGCTTGATTGTGGGTATATTTGTTTATATCATTACCATACAAAAACTAGGACTTTATGGAATAATGCGGGCTCAGGGAATACAGATCAAAACCATTGTATGGTCTCTTTTCTGTCAAATCTTCTTCCTAGCTGGTATGGGGATTGCTTTAGCCTTGCTGGCTATTGGAGGAGTGATTTTAGTCTTGCCAGCTACCTTCTTTTTCTACCCAAGTTGGTTAGCCTATTCTGTCCTAAGCTTGGTGATTTGCTTGATGGCCATGCTAGGTGGTGTCATTTCACTTCCACGCTTGCTAAAGGTGGACCCGATTACTGCGATTGCAGAATGA
- a CDS encoding bifunctional DnaQ family exonuclease/ATP-dependent helicase, with protein MKTIGNRYVVVDLEATSTGSKAKIIQVGIVVIDDGNIVDHYTTDVNPHEPLDAHIKELTGLTDQRLAQAPDFSQVARKIFDLVKDGIFVAHNVRFDANLLAENLFFEGYELRNPRVDTVELAQVFFPELEKYSLPILCRELGIPLKHAHTALSDAQATAELLLFLREKMAQLPKGLLERLLEMADALLYESYLVIEEIYCNQSILTSSDLVEVQGLYFKKPATPNESRKLSQDFSKNISLLNLEVRERQESFAREVGLLLKDEPVSLIQAPTGIGKTYGYLLPALSQAKERQIVLSVPTKILQNQIMEEEGKRLKDVFHIDIHSLKGPHNYLKLDAFYRSLQENDENRLFRRFKMQVLVWLTETETGDLDEIGQLYRYQHFLTDLRHDGNLSSQSLFVTEDFWKRSQEKAQTCKLLVTNHAYLVTRLEDNPEFVSDRLLIIDEVQKILLALENLLQETYDIQSIIDLLDKALLEEQNKVQQRILESIRFECFYLIEQFQSGKSKKNILDSLANLHQYFSELEVEGFEELVRYFTADRDYWLEAIETSQKKIQISSTKSGRILLSSLVPNSCQVLGVSATLEISQRVSLADLLGYPEAKFVKVEAHKKQDQEVVLVKDFPLVTETSLEVYAQEVADLLMAVQAFQQPILVLFTAKDMLLAVSDLLPVSHLAQYKNGDVHQLKKRFEKGEQQILLGAASFWEGVDFSSHHFVIQVVPRLPFQNPQEPLTKKINQELNQEGKNAFYDYQLPMAIIRLKQALGRSMRREHQRSLTLILDRRIVGKRYGKQIVTSLAKEATVKTVSRSEIDEAVDRFLNEL; from the coding sequence ATGAAAACGATTGGTAATCGCTATGTTGTGGTTGATTTAGAGGCAACTAGCACAGGTAGTAAGGCTAAAATTATCCAAGTGGGAATTGTCGTGATTGATGACGGAAACATCGTCGATCACTATACGACGGATGTTAATCCACATGAACCCTTGGATGCTCATATCAAAGAACTGACAGGATTGACAGACCAACGTCTGGCGCAAGCACCTGATTTTTCGCAAGTTGCTAGAAAAATCTTTGACTTGGTGAAGGATGGGATTTTTGTAGCCCATAATGTTCGATTTGATGCCAATCTCTTGGCGGAAAATTTATTTTTTGAAGGCTATGAACTAAGAAATCCTCGTGTTGACACGGTCGAATTGGCTCAGGTCTTTTTCCCTGAACTGGAAAAATATAGCTTGCCGATATTGTGTCGAGAATTAGGAATTCCTCTAAAACATGCTCACACAGCCCTTTCAGATGCCCAAGCTACAGCGGAATTACTTCTTTTTTTACGAGAAAAGATGGCCCAACTTCCTAAAGGTCTTTTAGAACGCTTGCTGGAAATGGCTGACGCTCTCTTATATGAGTCCTACTTGGTTATTGAAGAAATTTATTGCAACCAATCTATTCTGACTTCTTCAGATTTGGTCGAAGTTCAAGGACTATATTTCAAGAAACCTGCAACCCCAAATGAGTCACGAAAATTATCTCAAGATTTTTCTAAAAATATTTCTTTGTTGAACCTTGAAGTGAGGGAACGACAAGAAAGTTTTGCTAGAGAGGTTGGCTTGCTATTGAAAGATGAGCCTGTCTCTCTGATTCAAGCACCGACAGGGATTGGGAAAACCTATGGCTATCTCTTACCCGCTTTATCTCAAGCCAAAGAGCGTCAAATTGTTCTTAGTGTTCCGACAAAGATTCTTCAAAATCAGATCATGGAAGAAGAAGGAAAACGTCTTAAGGATGTGTTCCATATAGATATTCATAGTTTAAAGGGACCACACAATTATCTGAAGTTGGATGCCTTTTATCGTTCCTTGCAGGAAAATGATGAAAATCGCTTATTTAGACGCTTTAAAATGCAAGTCTTGGTTTGGTTGACAGAGACAGAGACAGGAGATTTGGATGAAATTGGACAACTCTACCGTTACCAACATTTTCTAACAGACCTTCGTCATGACGGAAATTTATCATCTCAAAGCTTATTTGTGACGGAAGATTTTTGGAAACGTAGTCAAGAAAAGGCGCAAACCTGCAAGCTTTTAGTGACCAATCATGCCTATCTTGTAACCAGACTTGAAGATAATCCTGAATTTGTCAGCGACCGTTTATTGATTATTGATGAAGTTCAAAAGATTTTGTTAGCTCTAGAAAATCTGCTTCAAGAGACCTACGATATCCAGTCTATTATCGATTTGCTTGATAAGGCTTTACTGGAGGAGCAAAATAAGGTCCAGCAACGAATACTAGAAAGTATTCGCTTTGAGTGCTTCTACTTGATAGAACAATTTCAGTCTGGAAAATCTAAGAAAAATATCTTAGATTCTCTTGCCAATCTCCATCAATATTTTTCAGAATTAGAAGTAGAAGGCTTTGAGGAGCTGGTTCGCTATTTTACAGCTGACCGAGATTACTGGCTTGAAGCAATTGAAACGAGTCAAAAGAAAATTCAAATTTCTTCTACGAAATCAGGACGTATTCTCCTATCTTCTTTAGTACCTAATTCATGTCAAGTCTTGGGAGTGTCGGCTACTCTTGAGATTAGTCAGAGGGTTTCTTTGGCAGACCTGTTAGGCTATCCTGAAGCTAAATTTGTCAAGGTTGAAGCTCATAAAAAACAGGATCAAGAAGTGGTCTTGGTTAAGGATTTTCCCTTGGTAACAGAAACCTCCTTAGAAGTTTATGCCCAAGAGGTAGCTGATTTGCTGATGGCTGTTCAAGCTTTCCAGCAACCGATTTTAGTTCTCTTTACTGCTAAAGACATGCTTCTAGCAGTATCGGATTTACTTCCAGTTAGCCATCTGGCCCAGTATAAAAATGGGGATGTTCATCAGCTAAAGAAACGCTTTGAAAAAGGTGAACAACAAATTCTGCTTGGTGCAGCAAGTTTCTGGGAGGGAGTTGATTTTTCAAGTCATCATTTTGTGATTCAAGTTGTACCAAGACTTCCTTTCCAAAATCCTCAAGAGCCCTTGACGAAAAAGATTAATCAGGAACTGAATCAGGAAGGAAAAAATGCCTTTTATGATTATCAGTTGCCAATGGCCATTATTCGTTTAAAACAGGCTTTGGGAAGAAGTATGAGACGCGAACACCAACGTTCCTTAACTCTTATTTTGGATAGGAGAATTGTCGGAAAGCGATATGGCAAACAAATTGTGACTTCTCTAGCAAAAGAAGCGACTGTTAAAACCGTCTCTCGATCCGAAATTGATGAGGCTGTTGATAGATTTTTAAATGAACTTTGA
- a CDS encoding DUF3270 domain-containing protein produces MPVRKLQSYEVDYQEELSQQIPRYQDYTPEAQSDANLKEILFFVNIAVFCICIAIFSFIFLALKLSTALAFVAAIGSSLLVLKVQRSIIKRKRRR; encoded by the coding sequence ATGCCCGTAAGAAAATTACAATCCTATGAGGTAGACTATCAAGAAGAATTAAGCCAGCAGATTCCTCGCTATCAAGATTATACACCTGAAGCGCAGTCTGATGCCAATCTCAAGGAAATCCTATTTTTTGTTAATATCGCTGTTTTTTGTATCTGTATTGCTATATTTAGTTTTATCTTTTTAGCATTAAAATTATCAACTGCTCTTGCCTTTGTCGCAGCAATCGGATCCAGTTTACTTGTCTTAAAAGTTCAACGGTCTATTATCAAACGAAAACGTAGAAGATAA
- a CDS encoding DJ-1 family glyoxalase III, with product MVKVAVMLAQGFEEIEALTVVDVLRRANITCDMVGFEEQVTGSHAIQVRADRVFDGDLSDYDMIVLPGGMPGSAHLRDNQALIQELQSFEREGKKLAAICAAPIALNQAGLLKNKQYTCYDGVQEQIFDGQYVKETVVVDGHLITSRGPSTALAFTYELVEQLGGDAETLRTGMLYRDVFGKNQ from the coding sequence ATGGTTAAAGTAGCAGTTATGTTGGCTCAGGGCTTTGAAGAAATTGAAGCTTTGACAGTTGTAGATGTCTTGCGTCGTGCCAATATCACATGTGATATGGTTGGTTTTGAAGAGCAAGTGACAGGTTCGCATGCTATCCAAGTAAGAGCAGATCGTGTCTTTGATGGTGATTTATCCGACTATGACATGATTGTTCTTCCTGGAGGGATGCCTGGTTCTGCACATTTGCGCGATAATCAGGCCTTGATTCAAGAGTTGCAAAGCTTCGAACGAGAAGGGAAGAAACTAGCAGCCATTTGTGCTGCGCCAATTGCCCTCAATCAAGCAGGGCTATTGAAAAACAAGCAGTACACTTGCTATGATGGCGTTCAAGAGCAAATCTTTGATGGTCAATATGTAAAGGAAACAGTAGTGGTAGATGGTCATTTGATAACCAGTCGAGGCCCCTCAACAGCCCTTGCCTTTACCTACGAGTTGGTGGAGCAATTAGGAGGAGACGCAGAGACTTTACGAACAGGAATGCTCTATCGAGATGTCTTTGGTAAAAATCAGTAA